A window from Chitinophaga filiformis encodes these proteins:
- a CDS encoding ester cyclase, whose product MKSLLYLAAAMLLSQITNAQVTDKKEVNMQNKEVIRKLYEEAMNKRNLALIPELISAAYDGPDFKQVVTGLTNAFPDAQWKVKDVVAEGNKVVVFQQFQGTHRGTFQHIPATGRRVASNGIVAYELKDGKVIHSETLTDRLGFLQELGVLPRDINGNPDNIVFIDKFTVPATAVNEFLERVKINRDLIKTLPGFIKDAAYSYTDADGKLVFVTTAVWTNKAVFEQARETVQAAYKKEGFDMPEMLKRLGITIDRGVYKELLGQ is encoded by the coding sequence ATGAAAAGTTTACTATACCTGGCCGCAGCGATGTTATTATCACAGATAACCAATGCCCAGGTTACAGACAAAAAGGAGGTTAATATGCAGAACAAGGAAGTAATCAGGAAACTCTATGAGGAAGCAATGAACAAAAGAAATCTGGCCTTAATACCTGAACTGATATCTGCCGCTTATGACGGCCCTGATTTTAAACAGGTAGTTACGGGATTGACAAACGCTTTTCCCGACGCGCAGTGGAAGGTGAAAGATGTAGTTGCTGAAGGTAATAAGGTGGTAGTATTTCAGCAATTTCAGGGTACACACCGTGGTACATTCCAGCATATCCCGGCTACGGGAAGAAGAGTGGCGAGTAATGGTATAGTGGCATATGAGCTGAAGGATGGCAAGGTTATTCATAGTGAAACACTGACTGATAGATTAGGCTTTTTACAGGAACTGGGCGTACTACCCCGTGATATTAATGGCAATCCGGACAACATCGTTTTTATTGACAAATTCACAGTTCCCGCTACGGCTGTAAATGAGTTTCTTGAGCGGGTGAAGATCAACCGTGATCTTATTAAAACACTGCCTGGTTTCATTAAAGATGCTGCTTATTCTTATACTGATGCTGATGGTAAACTGGTTTTTGTGACAACGGCTGTATGGACCAATAAGGCTGTATTCGAGCAGGCCAGGGAGACGGTGCAGGCAGCATATAAGAAGGAGGGATTTGATATGCCGGAGATGTTAAAACGCCTGGGTATAACTATTGACAGAGGGGTGTATAAAGAGCTGTTGGGCCAATAA
- a CDS encoding AMP-dependent synthetase/ligase gives MEQPRRLFDVIAHQLKNYPKSDMLVGKENNVWKKYSTQAVADLTLRFSAGLLQLGIGKGDTTPEGSDKIAIVSPNRPEWMLTDLACQQAGAVLAPLYPTISEHETEFILNDSGASILFVSGQDIFDKIAPIRHKLSHLKEIFSFTKIAGCRHWMEIPDMAKPEDIERIKTIREKIDPEQLATIIYTSGTTGTPKGVMLNHRNIMSNVMACIPYLPVSQEARALSFLPLNHVFERMVTYVYLTAGVPIYYAESMDTIADNLREVKPSIFTTVPRLLEKVYEKIMAKGLELKGIKRALFFWSVELGKKYEINKSMGWWYNLQLSIANKLVFKKWREALGGNIDAVVVGSAACQVRLLKIFTAANIPILEGYGLTETSPVISVNRVDVKDRMFGTVGPLISNVEVKIAEDGEILCKGPNITLGYYKRPDLTADAITNDWFHTGDIGVLVNNKFLKITDRKKELFKTSGGKFVAPQPIENKFKESPFIEQIMVVGEGRKFTGALIVPSFTNLESWAAKKGLHTSSHEELLQNTDIQQLYQQVVEKYNQYFSHIEQIKKFELLPREWTIANGELSPTLKVKRKVITQKYEQQIEKIYNSTVSGQILS, from the coding sequence ATGGAGCAGCCACGCAGATTATTTGATGTCATTGCGCACCAGCTAAAGAATTATCCCAAGTCAGACATGCTGGTAGGAAAAGAAAACAATGTCTGGAAAAAGTACAGTACACAGGCGGTAGCCGATCTTACACTGCGTTTTAGTGCAGGGCTGCTGCAACTTGGCATAGGCAAGGGAGATACAACTCCCGAGGGCTCTGACAAGATTGCGATAGTATCTCCCAACCGTCCTGAATGGATGCTGACAGACCTTGCCTGCCAACAAGCCGGCGCTGTCCTGGCGCCATTATACCCGACCATCAGTGAGCATGAAACGGAGTTCATCCTGAACGATTCAGGCGCTTCTATCCTGTTTGTGAGCGGACAGGATATATTTGATAAGATCGCCCCCATACGTCATAAACTATCTCATCTGAAAGAGATCTTCTCTTTTACCAAAATAGCAGGTTGCCGCCATTGGATGGAAATCCCTGATATGGCAAAACCAGAAGATATCGAAAGGATAAAAACTATCAGGGAGAAAATAGATCCTGAACAACTGGCTACCATCATCTATACTTCAGGTACGACGGGTACCCCTAAAGGAGTAATGCTGAATCACAGGAATATCATGAGCAATGTGATGGCATGTATCCCTTATCTGCCCGTAAGCCAGGAGGCCAGGGCGCTTAGTTTCCTACCCCTCAATCACGTTTTCGAACGCATGGTAACCTACGTATACCTTACTGCAGGAGTGCCTATTTACTATGCTGAAAGCATGGATACCATCGCCGACAACCTGCGGGAGGTCAAGCCAAGCATCTTTACCACCGTACCGCGACTACTCGAAAAAGTATATGAAAAGATCATGGCCAAAGGGCTGGAATTAAAGGGTATCAAACGTGCCCTGTTTTTCTGGTCAGTTGAACTGGGTAAGAAATATGAGATCAATAAATCGATGGGCTGGTGGTATAATCTCCAGTTGTCCATCGCCAATAAACTTGTATTCAAGAAATGGCGGGAAGCCCTGGGAGGCAATATTGACGCTGTCGTTGTCGGCTCTGCCGCCTGCCAGGTAAGATTGCTGAAAATATTCACCGCTGCCAACATTCCCATTCTGGAGGGCTACGGACTTACCGAAACATCACCCGTGATCAGTGTGAATCGTGTGGATGTAAAAGACCGTATGTTTGGTACAGTAGGCCCGCTCATCAGCAATGTGGAAGTTAAGATAGCTGAAGATGGAGAGATCCTTTGCAAAGGCCCCAATATCACACTGGGCTATTACAAACGCCCTGATCTGACTGCCGACGCCATTACAAACGACTGGTTCCATACCGGCGATATCGGCGTACTTGTCAACAACAAGTTCCTGAAGATCACAGACCGTAAAAAGGAGCTCTTTAAGACCTCGGGAGGCAAATTTGTAGCTCCCCAGCCTATAGAGAATAAATTCAAGGAATCGCCCTTCATTGAGCAGATTATGGTGGTAGGTGAGGGACGTAAGTTCACCGGCGCCCTGATTGTCCCTTCTTTTACTAACCTGGAAAGCTGGGCAGCTAAAAAAGGACTCCATACCTCTTCTCACGAGGAACTGCTACAAAACACTGATATTCAACAACTTTACCAACAGGTAGTTGAAAAATATAACCAGTATTTCAGTCACATAGAGCAGATCAAGAAGTTTGAACTGCTACCAAGGGAATGGACGATCGCCAATGGAGAGCTCTCCCCTACCCTTAAAGTAAAGCGGAAAGTGATCACCCAGAAATACGAACAACAGATTGAGAAAATCTATAATAGCACTGTGAGCGGGCAAATTTTGAGCTAA
- a CDS encoding alpha/beta fold hydrolase — protein sequence MSTQSFKLEISPAIGTVTAKYIAPAKPECIFTLAHGAGAGMDHIFMETLADALAKAGIATLRFNFPFAENKKGRPDSPAVAHATIEAAINKARELAPKLPLFAAGKSFGGRMSSQYLAAHPDSPVNGIVFYGFPLHPAGKPSIERADHLKQIKVPMLFLQGSKDTLATWDLIEDVCGSLKKATLVKLEGADHSFKAGKKDVMSLLVDETRKWVEKKL from the coding sequence ATGAGCACGCAATCATTCAAACTAGAGATATCTCCCGCTATAGGCACAGTTACTGCCAAATACATTGCTCCGGCTAAGCCTGAATGCATATTCACCCTGGCGCATGGCGCAGGCGCAGGTATGGATCATATCTTCATGGAAACGCTGGCCGACGCTCTTGCCAAAGCAGGCATCGCCACCTTGAGATTTAACTTTCCGTTTGCTGAAAATAAAAAAGGCAGGCCTGATTCTCCTGCCGTTGCGCACGCAACAATAGAGGCCGCTATTAATAAAGCGCGTGAATTAGCACCCAAACTTCCCTTATTTGCTGCTGGTAAATCTTTCGGAGGAAGAATGAGCTCACAATACCTGGCGGCCCATCCGGATAGTCCGGTCAACGGTATTGTGTTCTATGGCTTTCCGCTTCATCCGGCAGGTAAACCATCTATTGAACGGGCCGATCATCTGAAGCAAATAAAAGTACCCATGCTCTTTCTACAAGGCTCGAAAGATACACTGGCTACCTGGGATCTAATTGAAGACGTGTGTGGTTCTCTGAAAAAGGCAACCCTGGTTAAACTTGAAGGCGCAGATCATTCATTTAAAGCAGGTAAAAAGGATGTGATGTCATTACTGGTGGATGAAACAAGGAAATGGGTAGAGAAAAAGCTATAA
- a CDS encoding FadR/GntR family transcriptional regulator: protein MTSIKRNSLADEVAQRLQEQISLGVYKPGEKLPTEPALMQTYGVGRSSIREAVRILANSGVLRVQQGLGTFVEASTGIEEPFPQRIKRAAVDDLDEVRQLLEMKIAQKAAFNRTAEDIEKMEAYLKKRKEAGIADDTAGAIEADISFHVTIAEASGNSILTDLYKTVAHHLKNHFITQFKNAESFRETQHLHKHLLNAIIARDAQKAWQWAQRITQHNNDEPAK from the coding sequence ATGACGTCTATTAAGAGAAACAGCCTGGCCGACGAAGTGGCCCAGCGCTTACAGGAGCAGATATCTCTGGGGGTCTATAAACCGGGCGAGAAATTACCCACAGAGCCGGCTTTAATGCAAACCTATGGCGTGGGCCGGTCGTCCATACGGGAGGCGGTACGCATTCTGGCCAACAGTGGTGTATTACGTGTTCAACAGGGACTGGGCACCTTCGTGGAGGCCAGTACTGGTATTGAAGAACCATTCCCCCAACGGATAAAGCGGGCTGCAGTGGACGACCTGGACGAAGTACGGCAGCTGCTGGAGATGAAGATAGCCCAAAAGGCCGCGTTCAACAGAACGGCGGAGGATATTGAAAAGATGGAGGCTTATCTGAAAAAGAGAAAGGAAGCGGGTATTGCAGATGATACAGCCGGCGCCATTGAGGCTGATATCAGCTTCCACGTAACCATCGCGGAAGCATCCGGCAACAGCATCCTCACCGACCTCTATAAAACAGTGGCGCATCACCTGAAAAATCACTTTATAACGCAGTTCAAAAATGCTGAGAGCTTTAGAGAAACCCAGCATTTGCATAAGCATCTTTTAAACGCCATCATTGCCAGGGATGCCCAGAAAGCATGGCAATGGGCCCAACGTATTACCCAACATAATAACGACGAGCCAGCAAAGTAA
- a CDS encoding MarR family winged helix-turn-helix transcriptional regulator translates to MEANKPIGWYLKEADQQITSYMNDVFKDLSITRFHWMVIRNIAERGRINTWQFFQEVKHFVTVQEYGEIIQLFKDRGWIVIGAEDTCTLTAAGEEAYRDLAALQKERAAHMMRGISDEEYKLTLSVLNRIIENIVQQ, encoded by the coding sequence ATGGAAGCTAACAAGCCTATCGGCTGGTACCTTAAAGAGGCCGATCAGCAAATCACATCTTATATGAATGATGTTTTTAAAGATCTTTCTATTACACGTTTTCACTGGATGGTGATACGTAACATAGCAGAGCGCGGACGCATCAATACCTGGCAGTTTTTCCAGGAGGTAAAGCACTTCGTTACCGTGCAGGAATATGGAGAGATCATACAATTATTCAAGGACCGGGGTTGGATAGTGATCGGTGCGGAAGACACCTGTACACTTACAGCGGCGGGAGAGGAGGCATATAGAGATCTTGCTGCATTGCAAAAGGAAAGGGCGGCACATATGATGCGTGGAATCAGTGATGAGGAGTATAAATTAACGCTCAGTGTACTGAACCGGATCATTGAGAATATCGTGCAGCAATAA
- a CDS encoding PKD-like family lipoprotein: MKRTYLYILIALLAPFLSACFKDKGNYDYIKLGEPVVSGLDTLYTVFTGDSLIISPKIVLPEGRTDLTCYWKIDIPEEARSDDYQGPALKIVYGLGAKRYSALLIVRDNGTGMQYYYKFVVSGKTAFTTGTLVLTDDGGQAKLSFIKPDGKVQADLYSSINGENIGTNPLQIIPLRNTSYMNVNSAYWIVCGDATHPAVEINSDDLKRMKYLKENFYDPPGELLPSYFQRLLNGTTTAVMNDRLYVGTTETAPFGTYYGYFSNPVPGNYNLAPDLIYAYTNDGAYYLGFDKVKKCFLRFDPTTFFGTEYIQEDSLFNPKNLKMDLLEMEKITENDMYAFCDSSGQTYELKFGLDFLKGNSRFKTNYKRKFKGDSLLTAQTKWQSSPVGTFYFTSNDKIYRYNPINQELKQLEANFGGKQVTMIKIQEDGNKLIAGTESSVYTLDISTGKYGNILSQVDGLPGKVIDVFVRQ, from the coding sequence ATGAAAAGAACATATCTATATATACTGATAGCCTTGCTGGCTCCCTTTCTTTCGGCATGCTTCAAAGACAAAGGGAATTATGATTATATAAAACTGGGAGAACCTGTTGTTTCCGGTCTGGACACATTATACACTGTGTTTACCGGAGATAGCCTGATCATATCTCCTAAAATAGTGTTGCCCGAGGGAAGGACTGATCTGACCTGTTACTGGAAAATAGATATTCCCGAAGAAGCACGTTCTGACGACTATCAGGGACCAGCACTAAAAATAGTTTACGGCCTTGGAGCCAAAAGGTACAGTGCTTTGTTGATCGTGAGAGATAACGGGACTGGTATGCAGTATTATTACAAATTTGTCGTTAGCGGTAAAACTGCATTTACTACGGGAACACTTGTATTGACGGACGACGGCGGTCAGGCAAAATTATCTTTCATTAAACCGGACGGTAAAGTACAGGCTGATCTTTATTCCTCAATTAACGGAGAGAACATTGGAACAAATCCCTTGCAGATCATTCCATTAAGGAATACCAGTTATATGAATGTAAATTCCGCCTACTGGATTGTTTGTGGCGATGCTACGCATCCTGCAGTGGAAATTAACAGTGATGACCTGAAACGAATGAAGTACCTGAAAGAGAACTTTTACGATCCTCCCGGCGAACTTCTTCCGAGTTATTTCCAGCGCCTGCTTAACGGAACTACCACTGCGGTGATGAATGACAGACTTTATGTAGGTACCACCGAGACAGCACCATTTGGTACTTATTATGGCTACTTCAGTAATCCTGTACCGGGCAATTACAACCTGGCCCCTGACCTGATCTATGCCTATACAAATGACGGTGCATATTATCTCGGATTTGATAAGGTAAAAAAATGTTTCCTGCGCTTTGACCCGACCACCTTTTTCGGAACAGAATACATCCAGGAAGATTCACTCTTCAACCCAAAGAACCTGAAGATGGATCTGCTGGAGATGGAGAAGATCACAGAAAATGACATGTATGCATTTTGTGACAGCAGCGGACAGACTTATGAGTTGAAGTTCGGTCTGGATTTTCTGAAAGGGAATTCGCGTTTCAAAACGAACTATAAACGCAAATTTAAAGGCGATAGTCTGCTCACTGCTCAAACCAAATGGCAATCGTCTCCGGTAGGTACGTTCTACTTCACTTCGAACGACAAGATCTACCGTTATAATCCAATTAACCAGGAGTTGAAACAGCTGGAAGCCAATTTCGGCGGAAAGCAGGTAACAATGATAAAGATACAGGAAGACGGCAATAAGCTGATTGCAGGTACGGAAAGCAGCGTTTATACACTTGATATCAGCACCGGAAAATATGGTAATATACTCAGTCAGGTAGATGGCCTGCCGGGAAAAGTAATTGATGTCTTCGTCAGACAATAA
- a CDS encoding nuclear transport factor 2 family protein, translating into MENQAKQVVTQFLTAVQQGDNQTLAALLDTAIEWDQPGNNRFSGVKKNVTEVFQMVGGMFEVTGNTLRLAEIRSITTNGNSVACLIRWTATKPGGQQLDVDNTDVYTVTGGRIVKARIYSSDIAQEDNFWGK; encoded by the coding sequence ATGGAAAATCAGGCTAAACAAGTAGTTACCCAATTTCTGACCGCAGTACAACAAGGCGACAACCAAACACTTGCTGCATTACTGGACACCGCTATCGAATGGGACCAACCTGGCAATAACCGTTTCTCAGGTGTTAAGAAAAATGTTACTGAAGTCTTCCAGATGGTAGGCGGAATGTTTGAAGTAACCGGCAATACCCTCAGGCTGGCCGAGATCAGATCCATCACCACGAATGGCAACAGCGTAGCTTGCCTCATTCGCTGGACCGCCACGAAACCGGGAGGTCAGCAACTCGATGTGGATAACACCGACGTGTATACCGTGACAGGTGGCCGGATCGTAAAGGCCAGGATTTATTCGTCAGACATTGCACAGGAAGATAATTTCTGGGGAAAGTAA
- a CDS encoding MFS transporter — MEKTLQETAKAQAQQAAQNTVFSILVALSFSHLINDTIQSLIPAIYPIVKDSLRLSFSQIGLITLTYQLTASLLQPLVGYYTDKNPKPYSLAIGMGFTLLGLISLSQAHHFYLVLLSVALVGVGSSIFHPEASRLAYMASGGKHGMAQSLFQLGGNAGSSLGPLLAAMIIVPKGQSSISWFSLAALLAIVVMINIGSWYKKNTHRIRSKAKGADTSTYVQLPRGKVVFALGILLVLIFSKYFYMASMTSYYTFYLMDKFHVSVQSAQVYLFIFLFAIAAGTFIGGPVGDRIGRKYVIWISILGVAPFSLLLPHANLFWTSVLSVFIGVILSSAFSAILVYAQELVPGKVGMIAGLFFGLAFGMGGVGSALLGELADRTSIAYVFDVCAYLPLIGLLTGLLPDVEHKVK; from the coding sequence ATGGAAAAAACATTACAGGAAACCGCAAAAGCGCAGGCACAGCAGGCCGCGCAGAATACAGTATTCTCTATTCTGGTGGCACTTAGCTTCTCCCATCTGATCAATGACACCATACAGTCACTGATACCCGCTATCTATCCCATCGTTAAAGATTCCCTCCGGCTTTCTTTCAGCCAGATAGGGCTGATCACGCTCACCTATCAGCTAACGGCCTCTCTGCTGCAACCACTGGTAGGATATTACACAGACAAGAACCCAAAGCCCTATTCGCTTGCCATTGGTATGGGCTTCACCCTATTGGGACTGATCAGTCTTTCCCAGGCACACCACTTTTACCTGGTACTCCTGTCTGTAGCACTGGTCGGTGTCGGTTCTTCCATCTTCCATCCCGAGGCTTCACGCCTGGCCTATATGGCTTCCGGTGGAAAACATGGTATGGCGCAATCACTTTTCCAGTTGGGAGGAAACGCCGGCAGCTCACTGGGGCCATTGCTCGCAGCGATGATCATTGTACCAAAAGGACAATCCAGCATCAGCTGGTTCTCGCTGGCAGCTTTGCTCGCCATTGTAGTGATGATCAATATCGGATCGTGGTACAAGAAGAATACACATCGCATCCGTAGTAAGGCGAAAGGTGCAGATACCTCAACATACGTACAGTTGCCCAGAGGCAAAGTCGTTTTTGCATTGGGCATATTGCTGGTACTGATCTTTTCGAAATACTTCTACATGGCCAGTATGACCAGCTATTACACATTCTATCTCATGGATAAATTCCATGTATCTGTACAGAGTGCGCAGGTTTATCTTTTCATTTTCCTGTTTGCCATTGCAGCAGGTACTTTTATCGGCGGCCCCGTGGGTGACCGCATCGGCCGCAAATACGTGATCTGGATATCTATACTTGGTGTAGCGCCTTTCTCGCTTTTATTACCACATGCTAACCTGTTCTGGACATCCGTACTTAGTGTATTTATTGGCGTGATCCTTTCATCCGCATTCTCTGCCATTCTTGTTTATGCACAGGAACTGGTACCCGGTAAAGTGGGCATGATCGCCGGATTGTTCTTCGGACTTGCATTTGGTATGGGTGGTGTCGGTTCTGCATTGCTGGGAGAACTGGCTGACAGGACCAGCATTGCTTATGTATTTGACGTATGCGCTTACCTGCCACTGATAGGCTTGCTTACGGGTCTGCTTCCGGATGTAGAGCATAAGGTCAAATAG
- a CDS encoding carbon-nitrogen hydrolase family protein — protein MKIALASPPFPTSINDGLYWLEKLVKDAAAAQAEIICFPESYLPGYPGMGYEAEDRTQEKLQAALDKVCAIASENEIAIIVPMDWHHEGKLLNVAFVVAASGEVLGFQSKNQLDPTEDNIWEAGTERQLFEINGVKFGITICHEGFRYPESVRWSAQREARIVFLPHFGGSNTEGVLPKEWGSKENPYYEKAIMLRAMENTIYMASSNYASRYPDAASSVIAPDGSCIIHEAYGRTGVIVADIDPSKATGLLAKRFKNTLYN, from the coding sequence ATGAAAATTGCTTTAGCTTCCCCTCCCTTTCCAACATCCATCAATGACGGATTATACTGGCTTGAAAAATTGGTAAAAGACGCAGCCGCAGCACAGGCAGAAATTATCTGTTTCCCTGAATCATATCTTCCAGGTTATCCGGGTATGGGATATGAAGCTGAGGATCGTACACAAGAGAAGTTACAGGCGGCATTGGATAAAGTGTGTGCCATTGCATCAGAAAATGAAATAGCTATTATTGTTCCAATGGACTGGCATCACGAGGGGAAATTATTGAATGTCGCCTTTGTAGTTGCCGCCAGTGGAGAAGTGTTAGGCTTCCAATCTAAAAATCAGTTAGATCCTACTGAGGATAATATATGGGAAGCAGGTACAGAGCGGCAACTCTTTGAGATCAATGGTGTGAAGTTTGGCATTACTATTTGCCATGAAGGATTCCGATATCCTGAATCTGTGAGGTGGTCGGCACAGCGGGAAGCCAGGATTGTATTTCTTCCTCACTTTGGAGGAAGTAATACGGAAGGTGTGCTGCCTAAAGAGTGGGGTAGCAAGGAGAATCCTTACTATGAAAAAGCGATCATGCTACGGGCAATGGAAAATACCATTTATATGGCTAGCTCGAATTATGCATCACGATATCCTGATGCTGCGTCTTCGGTCATAGCACCTGACGGAAGCTGCATCATACATGAGGCTTATGGCAGGACCGGAGTAATCGTAGCAGATATAGATCCTTCGAAAGCAACGGGATTATTAGCGAAGCGATTTAAGAATACACTTTACAATTGA
- a CDS encoding PhzF family phenazine biosynthesis protein encodes MTELNLYQVDAFTNHVFGGNPACVVPLETWLPDRQLLLLAKENAVAETAFFIPEGDGFALRWFTPEIEMDLCGHATLATAHVIKTFLGYKKDKISFSSASGPLEVSFKDDRYVLDFPARKPVAVSLPDTISKALDRQPLAVLKARDYVLVYGAESDIRDIRINRQVLDQINLDPGGVIITAQGNDCDFVSRFFTPQASILEDPVTGSAHCSLIPYWSERLQKKELTAMQLSERVGTLYCTDNGERVLIAGDACTYSVGKCWI; translated from the coding sequence ATGACCGAGCTTAACTTGTACCAGGTAGATGCATTCACAAATCATGTTTTTGGCGGTAATCCGGCCTGTGTTGTTCCCCTGGAAACCTGGTTGCCTGACAGGCAATTATTATTGCTTGCAAAAGAAAATGCGGTAGCTGAGACGGCCTTTTTCATTCCTGAAGGGGATGGCTTTGCCCTGCGCTGGTTCACCCCTGAAATAGAAATGGACCTTTGTGGACATGCTACCCTGGCAACAGCACATGTGATAAAAACATTCCTTGGCTATAAGAAGGACAAAATATCGTTTAGCTCTGCCAGCGGACCGCTTGAAGTGAGTTTTAAAGATGATCGCTACGTGCTGGATTTCCCTGCCCGGAAGCCGGTGGCGGTCTCTCTGCCGGATACCATCAGCAAGGCGCTGGACCGGCAACCCCTGGCTGTATTAAAGGCAAGGGACTATGTGCTGGTGTATGGTGCAGAAAGTGACATCCGGGATATCCGTATCAACAGGCAGGTCCTGGATCAGATCAACCTGGACCCCGGAGGTGTTATTATTACTGCACAAGGGAATGACTGTGATTTCGTTTCCCGCTTTTTTACACCTCAGGCTTCCATATTGGAAGACCCTGTAACCGGATCTGCTCATTGTTCATTGATCCCCTATTGGAGTGAACGTTTACAGAAAAAGGAATTAACTGCCATGCAGTTGTCTGAAAGGGTAGGAACGCTCTATTGTACAGATAATGGAGAACGTGTGCTGATAGCAGGCGATGCATGTACTTATTCTGTCGGGAAATGCTGGATATGA
- a CDS encoding AraC family transcriptional regulator — protein sequence MENSRRHFVLSLIAYAALRDVPATQLCRLSGIDLAALKADAGYAVSNQQLDMLWREASQLSGDPLFGLHFGESLQLSALGIVGDIIRTSDTVGMAVEKAASLSHLLTDLFRIAVESSGNVFIIRFLPQTGRPDTFSFRQTLELFMVFVVHEMDGLLLRKIKPVAVRLPYRLENAEEYTRVFRCTAEKSTAEYALIFDREYQQEPLLTANYDIQQTLLRKVNEGITVTGGELGEKIRHYLLTNAYLGIPSLNEIAANFNVSPRTLQRKLKDEGISYQDVADEVRKSLAIHYLEEGGYPVKEISYMLGYNELSAFTRAFKRWTGRTPLSFQKN from the coding sequence ATGGAGAATAGCCGGAGACATTTTGTGTTGAGCCTGATAGCATATGCAGCCCTGCGTGATGTTCCGGCCACGCAGCTTTGCCGCTTGTCGGGAATAGACCTCGCTGCATTAAAGGCTGATGCGGGCTACGCAGTCAGCAATCAGCAGCTGGATATGTTATGGCGTGAGGCCAGCCAGCTGTCGGGCGATCCTTTATTCGGATTGCACTTCGGTGAGTCTTTACAATTGTCAGCGCTCGGCATAGTCGGGGATATTATCAGAACAAGTGATACTGTGGGGATGGCGGTGGAGAAGGCGGCGTCTTTGTCGCATCTGCTGACAGACTTGTTCAGAATAGCGGTGGAATCTTCCGGCAACGTTTTTATCATCCGCTTCCTTCCCCAGACGGGAAGGCCTGACACGTTTTCCTTTCGCCAGACTTTGGAGTTGTTCATGGTTTTTGTGGTGCATGAAATGGATGGTTTGTTATTGCGGAAAATAAAACCTGTAGCAGTACGCTTGCCATATCGCCTGGAAAATGCGGAAGAGTATACAAGAGTGTTCCGGTGTACAGCCGAAAAAAGCACTGCTGAATATGCGCTGATATTTGACCGTGAATACCAGCAGGAACCACTGCTGACGGCGAACTATGATATACAGCAAACTCTGTTGCGAAAGGTGAATGAAGGAATAACAGTAACGGGCGGAGAGCTGGGAGAGAAGATACGGCATTACCTGTTGACGAATGCTTATCTTGGAATACCTTCACTGAATGAGATTGCCGCCAATTTTAATGTTAGTCCCAGAACATTACAACGCAAGTTGAAAGACGAAGGGATCAGTTATCAGGATGTAGCTGATGAAGTCAGGAAATCGCTGGCTATTCATTATCTGGAGGAGGGTGGCTATCCCGTAAAGGAAATATCGTATATGCTGGGCTACAATGAGCTGAGTGCTTTTACAAGGGCATTTAAAAGATGGACGGGCAGGACACCGCTCAGTTTTCAGAAAAATTAG
- a CDS encoding 2TM domain-containing protein yields METNSQRDERLWKIAQSRARFKTSLIIYLVMNAFFWALWLATGAYRYGGTPWPVWPGIGWGLGLAFQYFNAWHRDPMGDAVKEYEKLQEEKQRRGL; encoded by the coding sequence ATGGAAACAAATTCTCAACGCGACGAAAGACTCTGGAAAATCGCCCAGTCTAGGGCGAGATTCAAAACTTCGCTCATCATCTACCTCGTTATGAACGCCTTTTTCTGGGCGCTCTGGCTAGCCACAGGAGCCTATCGATATGGCGGCACACCATGGCCCGTATGGCCTGGAATTGGCTGGGGACTTGGGCTGGCATTCCAGTACTTTAATGCCTGGCATCGCGATCCGATGGGAGATGCAGTAAAAGAATATGAAAAATTGCAGGAGGAAAAGCAACGCAGAGGCTTATAA